The following is a genomic window from Haloarcula sp. DT43.
GCGGCATCGAGGCGAGCGAGCGCGGCGGGGTCGAACGTCAGCGGGTCCGCCCCGTCGACGACGGCGTCGGCGTACCGGCGGAACGCCGCCGGGTCGAGCGTCGCCGTATCCAGGCGGTCCGACCCGTGGTCGTCGGCGGTCCGCTCGTCCCCGTCGGCCGCCGAACCGTCGCCGCCGACGGCGCGACGGATGGTATCGAACAGGCCCATGGGCACCGGAAGCACGTGCCGCTACAAGAATGTGTGCCCGAGCTGACGGTCGAGGAACAGGTTCGACTAGTGCTCGTCGCGTAGTTCCATGTCGGCGACGATTTCGTAGGGGTGGTGCTCCTTCCGGATGCCGTCGAGCAACTGGAACGCCTCGTCGGGCGCGAGGAAGTGCCGGGTCACGGCCCGGCCCAGCGGCGTCGGTTCGAGGCCGTCGATGAACTCGTATTCGAGCAGTTTGCCCAGCGCGTGTTTCGTCGGCACCGCGCCGACCATCCGGTCGTTGAGCCGCTTGGCCTGCTTGCCGGCGACGGTGACGTTCGCCAGCGTCTCCTCGACGGCCGCGCCCTCGTCGTAGCGGGTGATGACCGGCTCCATCTCGCCTTTCAGGAGCTTGAACGCCACCTCGTCCTCGGTCATCTCCATGCTGTTGTGGTACGAGCAGTCCGGTTCGACCAGCATGTAGACGGTCCCCTTGTCGTGGTAGTCCGGGCGGCCGGCCCGGCCGAGCATCTGGCTGAACTCCTGGACGGTGAGCCACTCGATGCCCATCGCCAGCGAGTCGAAGATGACCTGCGAGGCCGGGAAGTCGACCCCCGCCGCGAGCGCCGCCGTCGTCACGACCGCCGCCAGGTCCTGGTCGGCGAACTGCCGCTCGACGCGCTGGCGCTTCCGGTTGTCCAGCCCGGCGTGGTACGGCGCGGAGCTGTACTCCAGTTTCCGGGAAATCTGGTGACAGCGCCGCCGGGAGTTGGTGAAGATGATGGTCTGGCCGCGGTACCCCTTGCTGGATTTGTTGTCGAAGGCCCGCTTGACCAGCTTGTTCTCCGTGTCGATTTTCTCGCGGCCGTCGGCGAAGGTGACGTGGCGCTCGATGGGGACCGGCCGCTCCTCGAACTCGATGAGCGTGGCCCGCAACTGGTCGGCCAGCTGACCGGGGTTGCCGACCGTCGCCGAGAGGTAAATCCACTGCGTGTCGCCGCTGTCGGGCGCGCCGCCGGTTTCACAGTAGTATTTCAGCCGGGAGATGAGCCCGTCGAGCCGGTGGCCCCGCTCGTCCTCGCCGAGCGTGTGGACCTCGTCGATGACGACGGTGCCGACGGTGCCCAGGTCTTTGCCGGTCCGGAGCGCGTGGTCGATGCCCTCGTAGGTCCCGACGATGACGTCGGCCTCGGGGTCGAAGCGCCCGCCCTCGTCGGCGATGCGGCTCGCGCCCACCCGGAGCGAGACATCGACCATGTCGCCGTAGCGGTCCTTGAACTGCTCGTACTTCTGGTTCGCCAGCGCGACCAGCGGGACGAGAAACAGCATCGTCCCCTTGCCGTTGAGGACGCGGTCGATGCCGGCCATCTCGCCGACGAGCGTCTTCCCCGTCGCCGTCGCGCTCACGACCAGCTGGTCGCGGCCCTCGGTGGCCCCGTGCTCGACGGCGAGGCTCTGGACCGGCAACAGGGTGTCGAACCGGGATTCGAGGTGCTCCTGCATCCCGGGATGGAGGTCGAGCGAGTCCACCCGGACGGGGTCGACCTCGTCGACGGTCGCCGAAATCTCGTCGAACTTCGTCAGGTCGGGGTCCAGTTGGCCCGACAGGAGGTTCGTCACCCGGTCGAGGTCCTGGACTTCGAGCAGGAGCTCTTCGAGGCGGTCGCGGGCGTCGGCGCTGATGCTGCCCGTGAACGCGAGTTCGCGGTCGAGCTGCTGGCGAGCGCACTCCGGACAGATTGTCTCGTCGTCGGTCTCGATAGCGGTCTCGCTGGTAATCGGCGAGTAGCGCCCGTCCGAGGCACACAGCCGGCAGGTCCGGACGACCTTGGCCTCGACCTGGTAGGCGTCGAGGGTCTCGCGGATGCGGTCGCGCGCACGCGGTGCGGTCTGTTCTGAGATGCGAATGCGGGCCGCACGGCGGGCGAGCTCGACGAACTGGTCGGGCGAGCGGAGCTCCTCGCTGGTCCCGTCCTTGACCCGGAGCCGGCGCGGGCGGGGCCCGGCGTCGGTCTCCTTGAGTTCGAGGATAGCGTGGAAGAGCCGCTCGCCGTCCCGCTGTGCGACGACGCGGTACTCGTCGCCGTGTTCGTGGAGGAACAGCGTCTCTACCTGTGCGGCCTGCTGTGACACAGTCGTACAGAGGCGACTGCGCTACTTGAGCGGTTCGGACTAGGTGTGAGTGGGCCGAACACGCAGCGACGGTTTCGAACAGCCAGAGAGCCCCCTCGCGGACGACTCGCCTGACTCCGTGCGCTCCTCGCTCCGCTGCGGTGCTACGGTCGTCAGACTCGCCCGCCACTCGGCCCTTTCAGTCCCACCCACGGTGGACTGGTCGGCCGGCCCGAGAGCGGCCGGTCCGGGCCTCGGCTATCGCTGTTCACGGACTGGGCCAAGTACTGCGACCACTCACTCCTGCAGCGTGATTTCGTCGTCGCCGGCGGGAACCGCACAGAGGAACGCGCCGGGGTCGTCGCCGTCGTTGCGGTACCAGTGGACCGCGCCGGCGGGGATGTAGAGGCTGTCGCCGGCCTCGACCTCGTACTCCTCGCCGTCGATGCCGACGGTGTACCGGCCGGCGAGGACGTGCTGCTGGTGTTCGACGTCGTTGGTGTGTTTCGGCACGCTGCCGCCGGGCGCGAGCGTGAAGCGCCGAATCGCGAGATTGCCGCCGCCCCGTTGTGCGCCGACGAGGACACCTTTTTCGAGCCCCTCGGCCGCGTCGACGGTCTCGTACTCGACGTCCTCGGCCCGGCGAATCAGTGGGTCGCTCATGTCCACGCCGACGCGGGCACGGTGCAAAGACGTACCGGCGACGCTGCCCGCGACAGTCCCGCCAAGGGGGCTTAAGACCGTCGGCCGAGAAACGACGGGTATGCGCCGGTTCCGCATCGGAAGCGCGTTCGGAATCCCCATCCAGCTGGACCTGACGTTTCTCCTCGTGTTGCCGCTGTTCGCCTGGATTATCGGGACACAGATAGGGCAGACGACCGAGCTGTTGAACGAGACGTTGAACGCCGGGCTCGACGCCGCCGTCCTCACCGACGGCACGCTCGTGTGGGTGCTCGGCGTCGGCGCGGCCGTCGGCCTGTTCACCGGCGTCGTCCTCCACGAACTCGGCCACTCGCTGGTGGCCATCCGCTACGGCTTCCCCATCGACTCCATCACGCTCTGGCTGTTCGGCGGCATCGCACAGCTCAGCGAGATGCCCGAGGACTGGAAGCAGGAACTGGTCATCGCCATCGCCGGCCCGGTCGTCAGCATCGCCGTCGGCACGGTCTGTTACGTCGCGTTCCAGGTGCTCCCCAGCGGCTCGGCCACCGCAATCGAGTCGGCGCGGTTCATCCTCGCGTATCTGGCGCTGATGAACCTCGCGCTGGCGGCGTTCAACATGCTCCCCGGCTTCCCGATGGACGGCGGCCGCGTCCTGCGGGCGCTGCTGGCCCGCCGGCGGTCCTACGCCAGAGCCACCACCATCGCCGCGGAGGTCGGGAAAATATTCGCCGTCTTCCTCGGCCTCTTCGGCATCTTCGTCCTCGGGAACATCTTCCTCGCCGGCCTCGCCTTCTTCATCTACATCGGCGCGGCAGGGGAGTCCCGCCAGACGTCGATGCGGGCCGCGTTCGAGGGCGTCACCGTCGCGGACGTGATGACGCCGGCCGACCACGTGACGACGGTGTCCGAGGACGTCTCCGTCCGGGAGCTCATCCAGACGATGTTCCGGGAGCGCCACACCGGCTACCCGGTCGAGCGCGACGGCGAGGTCGTCGGCCTCGTGACGCTCGAAGACGCCCGCGCCGTCCGGGAGGTCGAGCGCGAGGCCTACACCGTCGGCGACGTGATGACGACGGAGATTATCACGATACGCCCGGAGACCGACGTGATGGACGCGCTGACATCGCTCCAGCAGAACTCCGTCGGTCGCCTCCTCGTCACCGACGAGGACGGCTCCTTCCAGGGGCTGCTCACCCGCTCCGACATCATGACCGCGCTCTCGATTATCAAGTCCAGCAGCGACTACACCGCCATCGGCGACCCGGAGACCCGGACCGTCCGCCCGGAGTCGAAGATAGAGCGGTAGTCACTCGCCGGCGAGACACGACATCGCCTCCTCGTCGGAGACCTGCTCGAACCGCTCGTAGTACTGACCGACGGCGCGGAAATCGGACGGACAGGCCAGACAGACCACCTCGTCGACCAGCGTCTCGAGGTCAGCGATGGCCCGCGGCGAGCCGACCGGGACCGCGAGCACGAGTCGCTCGGGGCCCGCCTGTCTGAGTTGCTCGATACAGGCCCGGGCCGTCGCGCCGGTCGCCACGCCGTCGTCGACGAGACACACCCGCTTGCCTGTAAGCGCCGGCGACGCCGCCGTGTCCCGGTACCGACGGGCCTTCTGTCGTGCTACTTCGGCCATCTCTGCCCGCGTGCTCGCGACGTACTCGCGGGGAATCCCTCTGTTCTCGATGACGTCGGTGTTGAGCCAGACCGACCCGTCGGCCGCGACGGCACCGACGGCGAACTCGGGGTTGTCCGGCGCGCCGATTTTCTTCGCAACCGCGATATCCAGCGGCGCGCCGAGCGCGTCGGCGACGGCCCGCCCGACCGGCAGTCCGCCACGCGGTATCGCCAGGACCACGTCGGCCTCGATGTCCCGCTCGCGCAACGCCTCGCCCAGCCGTCGGCCGGCGGCGCGCCTGTTCTCGAACGTCGGGGGGCGGTCGCGTGCCATACCGGTCGGTTCGCTGTCCAGCGGCAAATATCTCCGCACACTCGCGGCCGATGGGCCCCGTGTCAGTCGCCGTCCAGCGCCGCGGCAATCGCTTCGAGTTCTTCCTTCCGGAACGGCCGCTCCGCGCCCGCCGGGTCGTCGTCGTCCCGCTCGCCGATTCGGAAGAGAATCCCCGCCCGCATCTGTGGCTTCGACGGCAGTCGGTCCGCGTCGATGTCGTACCCGACGGCCTCACAGATTGCCGCCAGGGCCTCCTTGGTGAAGGCAGTCGAGACCGGGCGTTCGTACCGCCCGACGGCCGCGCGTATCTCGTTTCGCAGTTCGTCGACAGTCGGTGACATACCCACACGGGCGACGGGACCGATTGTGTAGGTTCCGGTCCGGCTACGCCGACACACTGGCCGGGACAGCGGCGTCTGTTCGGGGGACTCCGGCCCGCCATCGCAGTTCCGCCCGGGAGACCCGCCCGAACTCTGCTCGCCGGTGACAGCCCGGACACAGCGAGACGACGTTGTCCAGCGTGTGTGCGTCCCGAACCGTGAGCGCCGGCACCGCAGCGAACAGTCGGACCGGCACGATGTGGTGCACGTCCGGGTTCCGTCCCAGTTCGTCGGCAGTAGTGCCACAGAGGACGCAGGCGTAGCCGTCCCGGTCGAGGGCCCGCTCGCGCACCGCCCGCCAGCCCGGCCCGTACTCGCCGACACCGCCGCCACGCCAGTTCGGATGCCCGTCGCCGGTGAACGCCTCGGAGAGCCACGCGGCGTGACACTCGCGGCTACAGAGGACGACTTCACCCGTGATATCGCTTGGATACCGCTCGACTTGACCTTCACAGACGGAGCACTCGAAACTGAGTTTCCCGCCGTTCCAGTTTGGATTGTCCGAGCCGGAAATCTGTCTCGTGTGTCGCCAGTCGGCGTTCTCGACACACTCAGCGCAATAACAGCCCTCTTTCTCCGACGGATAGTACTCGAAGGTCGTGCCACACCCGTCACAGGTCGTCTCCTCTTTTGCATCCGAATAGTTCGGGTTATCGGCCCCCGAAAAGGAGACTGCAACGTCACGGCACTCCTCGGAGCAGTAGCGCTTCTCGTGCTCGGAATAAAACTGTTCCGAGCAGTGGTTACACTCTCGGTTCGGCAGTCGTTCGCCGTGGACACTGCTGTGGTGAACGCCCAGTTCCCGTGTTGAGTCGAACGTGCGGTCACAGGAGGGGCACTCGTAGTTGGTCATCGAGCAATACTGCTTCCTGACATGTTATAAATAAATGGAGGGCAGAGTGGGACTGGAAACGCTAAAGTCTCGAAATCAAGACGTAGAAGGTCTAAGTCCGGGCGCGGGAATTGAACCCGCCTCTTAGCCACCACAAGGCTAAAGGATGCCACTACCCCAGCCCGGACACGCTTGCTGAAGCACTCATAGATATCCCGCTGGAACAGAAATACGTTACGAATCTGGAAACCAGTGGGTCGTGCGAGCGCGTGACAGCGGCGGTGGGTCGGACGCCGGCCCTGTCTATCGGCCGCTTCGAGACGCTTTTAGGCGGCCGACGCATACAACTGGACACGCGTGGCCATCACGGACAAAATCTACGTCAAGAACCACCAGCAGCTCGCCTCCCAGCTGGAGACGAGCTTCCCGAAGGGTGCGTTCAAGGGCGCGACGCTGGACATCCTCTTCCAGGGAGAGGGGCTGGCGAAGCTCGACGAAGCCACCAGGGAGCGGGTCCTCGATTTCGCCGAGGACTTCCTGGACTGCGACTGTGAGGCCAACCCACACTGTGGCTGTGCCGAGCGGAAGTTCATCTCGTACCTGCTGGAACTGCGCGAGCAGGGGATGGGGCCGGACGCAATCGTCGACGTGATGAGCGACGACTACATGCTGTATGCCTATCCGGGGGACGTACTCTCCTTCCTGGATAACTCCGTCAGAACGTTAGAAGCCGTGGAAACCCTGGCAGATGTCGATGGGCGCGACGACGTGGCCGAGGACGTGCAGCGACTGCGAAATCGGCTGGTGTAACGTAACGCATCATCTCCGAGTAGCCCGGTCAGTAATTATCCGGAAAGCAGTCAGTCGTTTCGAACCAGTGTATCGTCGGCGAGAAACCGTTGCAGCGTGTGTGCGTCCCCTTCTAACGTCTTGAGATGAACACACAACAGTTCGCTCGTGGTTTTGTCCTGGAATTGTTCAGCTAATTCGACGTGATCGCGAATCTGGACGGCAAGCGTCGCGTAGCCGTCGAGGTCCCGTTCGAGCGAGGACCGAACGTCGAAGCGGTGGGGCGTCTCGATGTGCATCGGGGCGTGTTGGCGGATGCCCATCGGTCCACAGACAGGTACGCCACCGAGTGCGTGGACACGGATTGCGATGTCGTCGGTTATCTCAGTGAGTCGGTCCGCGGCCGATTCGAGGAACGTCGCAACGTCGTGCCACTCGGCGCCGTCGATGGTCCAGTAGTGTTTCCGGACCTGATTGAACAGGAGGTACAACCCCGACAGTTCGGCGTTCAGGGCAGTCACTAGTCGTTCCGCAACGGCCGGTTCCAGTCTGACTTCGTTCGCTCGGACGGTATCCCACTCCTGTCGGCGGTGTTCTGCACCGGGGTTCCGAAGATGTGGCGTACTCGCCATGGTTAGTCGGTCGCCTCCCTCTGAACGAGGGTGTCGTCTTCGAGGAACTGTTCGACCCTGTGGGCGTCGACTTCGAGTGCCATTAGATGGTTACGCAGTCGCTCTGCCGTGCCCGAATCGCCCATCTCCTCGGCAAGGGCCACGTGTTCGCGCATGCTTGCGACCAGTGTCGCGTAGCCATCGAGGTCCCCCGAAAGCGAGGCGCGGAGGTCATAGAGGTCCTCGGCTTCCAGGTGGACCTCAGCGTGCTTCTGAATCGTCGGCGGCGTGTTCGGCGGGATACCGCCGAGTTCGACGATTCGAACCGCGAGGTCGTCGTTGATGTCGCGAACGCGCTTGTACGCGTCTTCGAGGAACTCGGTGACATCGTGGAACTCGGCGCCTTCAGCCGTCCAGTAGTGCTTTCGCAGGAGGTAAAAGAGATTGAATGACCCGGCGTGGTCGGTACAGAGGGCGTGTACGATCTCCTCGGCGACATCGCTGTCGATCCGAAGGTCGTTTCCGTCGAGTGTCTCCCACTCTTGACGACGGACGCCGGTCTCGGGTTCGCGGACCAGTCCAAGTTGGTTCTCCGTCATGTTTTCACCTCGACCGCGCTCCTGTGGGACATACTACTCATAGTTGACCTTGATTGTCCGACCACATAAGGATTGTCAGAAAAGTAATATTTTAGGCGGGCCGAAACTATGGGACGGAGACACCACGACCGGGAAAGCGGAGAGACCAGCCGTTCGTCCGCTAATTATTGATGAGACAGCAAGCGAGTTCCGTTAGACGGGTGGTTTCGGCTGCATAAAACACGTCAGTTATTTGAATTGACGGCAGCGAAGAGAAAGACGGCCGAACAAAGAGATCGCGATGACGCGCTCAGATGTCGTCGAAGCTGCCGATGCGATAGGAGGCGTCCTCCTCCTCGCCCTGGTCCAGGTCTTCGAGGTGGATGACCTCGTCCTGGTCCATCTCGTCGAGTCGCTGGCGGAGTTTGGTGACGTAGCGCTTGTGTTCTTCCAGTTGTTCGCGGAGGTGTTCGGCTTCGAGTTCGAGCCGCTCGTGTTCGCGGACGAAGCTCTTCGGGACCTCGACTTTCGGGGGGAAGCTCTCGGTGCTGGTCTCAGTCGCGTCGTCCTCGAACTCGTGTTCCGGGGCGACTTTCACCTGCCCGTCGTGGGAGACGAGCGTGTCGACGTAGTCCCGGAACACCGCGGACAGCGAGATGTCGCGCTCCTCGGCGATTTCGCGGAGGGTCTCGAATTTGTCCTCGCTGACCCGAAAGGAGATAGTCTTGTTTTTGTTGCCCATAGTTATGTACCGTTTTAGTGGCAACGTATTTAATCGTTTGTCAGACGCTACCGCTCGCCGCCCGTGGGCGACGGCGGCGGAACCGGTGTGATTTAACAGCCGGCCGGCCCGGGTTCCGGACAGAGATGGCAACAGACATCGACGCGACCGCCCACCACTTCGGCATCATCGTCAGCGACCTGGACCGCGCCGTCGAGTTCTACCGGGACGTGCTCGGACTGGACGTACTGACCCGCTTTTCGGTCGGCGGCGCGGCGTTCGGAACCGCAGTCGACATCGAGGGGGCCAGCGCCGAACTGGTCCACCTCGACGCCGGCGGCGCGCGCCTGGAACTGGCGACATACGAGCCAGAGGGCGAAGCGATGCCGGACCCGGAGCTCAATCGACCGGGGGCGACCCATCCCGGCCTGGAAGTCGACGACCTCGACGCCGTCGCCGACCGGCTCCCCGACGACGTCGAAACCCTGAGCGGCCCGCAGACGACCGAGAGCGGGACGACAATCATGTTCGTCGTCGACCCCGAAGGGAACCTCATCGAGCTACTGGAACCCTAAAAAGCCGCCGGCCGGGTCAGTCCGCGCTGGCTTCGGCCTGTTCGTCCTGGAGGCTCTCCAGCGCGCCGACGACCGACTGCCGGTAGTTCTCGACGGAGAGCTGGTCGTACTCCTCGTCTGCCATCGCGATGTACTCGTCGACGGCCGGGTCATCCATGTCGGCCTCCGCGTAGCGCCTGACCCTATCGAGGGTGCGCTCGGCCGTCTCGACGACCCAGCGGTCGCGGGTCGCCTCGTCGACCTCCGAGATGGACTCGGGGCGAATCGAGACGTTCACCTCGCCGTCGTCGGTCTCGTAGGTCCGCGGTTTGCCGACGACAGCGACGTAGGCCGGCGGCTCCAGTTCGCGTAGCATCGAGGCCGCGTCGGGCTGGTACTGCCCGGCGTACATGAAGAACGTGTCGCCGTTGGGGTCGACGACCCGTCCCTGCCAGTACTCGCTGTCCTCGCCGACGTCCTCGGTTTCGGTGAGGGTGCCGACCAGGAACACGCGGTTGGCGCGCTGGCCGGTCGGGAGGAGGACGTACACCGGCGCGCGGTCGTCGTCGGATTCCTTGAACGTGTAGCTCGCGTCGTTGAACTCGCGTGCGAAGACGCGCCGTGCGACCTCGCGGGTGGGTGTGCTCGCCATCTAGATCGACCTCGCTTTGATGAGAATCTCGTCGGCATCCACGGCCCCGGTCAGTCGCTCCTGCTCGTCGGCGAGCAGGTACCGGCCGAAGGTCGGCCCCCGGACGCGGTAGTACCGCCCGAGAATCTTCTGTCGCATCTCGTCGGCGACGACGGTGGTGTCGAGCGCGTCCATCGCCATCTCCTTGGCCTCCGCCAGCGAGATGCCGGTCAGCTCCTCGGTCGCCGTCTCGTCGAAGATGACCTCGGTGACCTCCTCGCCGTCGTCTAGGACGCCCTTGATTCGGAGGTCGAACTCGCCTTCGACCTCGCCGTGTTCGCTACAGCGGCCGTTCTGGAGGACGCGGGTACAGTCGTCTTCGGGGCAGCGCTTGATGAGCCCGGACCCGGACTGGATGTCGACCAGCGCGCCCTCGGCCTCGACGCTGTCGTCGCCGACCTCGATTGCCTCGTCGAGCTCCTCGATGGTGGTCGTCCGGTTGAGCTTCACGGAGAAGCGACCCTGGTACTCGTCGGTGACGACGTTGCGCAGGGCGTAGGACTTGCCCTCCTCCAGGGAGGGGAGGTCGGACTTGGACCACTTGGTGAACTTTATCGTGCCCGTCTCGTCGCCCAGCAGGCCGACCTGGGCCACGGCGTCGGCGCGTGGCTCCCAGAGTTCGACGACCGTCGCGCGAACGTCGACCCACTCCTCGGGGGCGTCGACGTCGGCGACGTTGACCTGCTCGTTGCCGCCGCCACCGCCGCCCAGCTGGTCGCGGTCCATGCCGGCCTCGTCGAGGTACGTGTTGACGACGCTCCGGCGGGCCTCGCTGATGGGCACCTGGTAGTCGTTGACCAGCGTCTCGAGCCTGTCGACGACGTCGTCGACGGCGATGTCCAGCTGGTCGGAAAACTGCTCGTGTATCTCTGTCGCGTGGGTACGCAAATCTGACTCAGTCATTGGCTGTCACTGTCTCCGCCTGGTTTTCGTTGGGAGACAGTCGACAGTTGGTCGCCTTCGGTTATAAACGCTCGCCCAGCGGAGTGAAAGTGAAGCCGTGCGTTCGCCGGACCGAGACAGACCGCGCGAGAAGATTGATTTGTCGCGGGACACAACGGGCGGTATGGCCGACGACGACCAACTCGCGCGGTTCATCCGGGAGACGCTACGGTCGGCCGAGCAGCAGCTCTCGGACGCGAAGGAGGCCTACAAGAACGGGAAGCGGTCGGCGGAGGCCGGCCTGCCCAGAGACGAGGAGGGACGGGCCCGCGTCGTCTGTCGCCGCCACGCCGAGTACCGCGCGGTGTCGATGGACGCCCAGCGGCGGCCCGTGTGTTACGACGCCGAGAGTCCGGACTGTCAGGGCTGTGTCGAAGACATCAGGGACGGGACGATAGAGACGTGGTGAGCGACAGTCGACGGGGCCGCGTTGCTCGTCGACCGCGCGCTCGCGGTACAACACTTTAGCACGGGCCGGGCGAAGCCGGGGTATGGACAGACCGCTCGTCGCGCTCGTTTTGGCCGGTGGGA
Proteins encoded in this region:
- a CDS encoding DEAD/DEAH box helicase — translated: MSQQAAQVETLFLHEHGDEYRVVAQRDGERLFHAILELKETDAGPRPRRLRVKDGTSEELRSPDQFVELARRAARIRISEQTAPRARDRIRETLDAYQVEAKVVRTCRLCASDGRYSPITSETAIETDDETICPECARQQLDRELAFTGSISADARDRLEELLLEVQDLDRVTNLLSGQLDPDLTKFDEISATVDEVDPVRVDSLDLHPGMQEHLESRFDTLLPVQSLAVEHGATEGRDQLVVSATATGKTLVGEMAGIDRVLNGKGTMLFLVPLVALANQKYEQFKDRYGDMVDVSLRVGASRIADEGGRFDPEADVIVGTYEGIDHALRTGKDLGTVGTVVIDEVHTLGEDERGHRLDGLISRLKYYCETGGAPDSGDTQWIYLSATVGNPGQLADQLRATLIEFEERPVPIERHVTFADGREKIDTENKLVKRAFDNKSSKGYRGQTIIFTNSRRRCHQISRKLEYSSAPYHAGLDNRKRQRVERQFADQDLAAVVTTAALAAGVDFPASQVIFDSLAMGIEWLTVQEFSQMLGRAGRPDYHDKGTVYMLVEPDCSYHNSMEMTEDEVAFKLLKGEMEPVITRYDEGAAVEETLANVTVAGKQAKRLNDRMVGAVPTKHALGKLLEYEFIDGLEPTPLGRAVTRHFLAPDEAFQLLDGIRKEHHPYEIVADMELRDEH
- a CDS encoding cupin domain-containing protein; this translates as MSDPLIRRAEDVEYETVDAAEGLEKGVLVGAQRGGGNLAIRRFTLAPGGSVPKHTNDVEHQQHVLAGRYTVGIDGEEYEVEAGDSLYIPAGAVHWYRNDGDDPGAFLCAVPAGDDEITLQE
- a CDS encoding CBS domain-containing protein codes for the protein MRRFRIGSAFGIPIQLDLTFLLVLPLFAWIIGTQIGQTTELLNETLNAGLDAAVLTDGTLVWVLGVGAAVGLFTGVVLHELGHSLVAIRYGFPIDSITLWLFGGIAQLSEMPEDWKQELVIAIAGPVVSIAVGTVCYVAFQVLPSGSATAIESARFILAYLALMNLALAAFNMLPGFPMDGGRVLRALLARRRSYARATTIAAEVGKIFAVFLGLFGIFVLGNIFLAGLAFFIYIGAAGESRQTSMRAAFEGVTVADVMTPADHVTTVSEDVSVRELIQTMFRERHTGYPVERDGEVVGLVTLEDARAVREVEREAYTVGDVMTTEIITIRPETDVMDALTSLQQNSVGRLLVTDEDGSFQGLLTRSDIMTALSIIKSSSDYTAIGDPETRTVRPESKIER
- a CDS encoding phosphoribosyltransferase codes for the protein MARDRPPTFENRRAAGRRLGEALRERDIEADVVLAIPRGGLPVGRAVADALGAPLDIAVAKKIGAPDNPEFAVGAVAADGSVWLNTDVIENRGIPREYVASTRAEMAEVARQKARRYRDTAASPALTGKRVCLVDDGVATGATARACIEQLRQAGPERLVLAVPVGSPRAIADLETLVDEVVCLACPSDFRAVGQYYERFEQVSDEEAMSCLAGE
- a CDS encoding HNH endonuclease, which produces MTNYECPSCDRTFDSTRELGVHHSSVHGERLPNRECNHCSEQFYSEHEKRYCSEECRDVAVSFSGADNPNYSDAKEETTCDGCGTTFEYYPSEKEGCYCAECVENADWRHTRQISGSDNPNWNGGKLSFECSVCEGQVERYPSDITGEVVLCSRECHAAWLSEAFTGDGHPNWRGGGVGEYGPGWRAVRERALDRDGYACVLCGTTADELGRNPDVHHIVPVRLFAAVPALTVRDAHTLDNVVSLCPGCHRRAEFGRVSRAELRWRAGVPRTDAAVPASVSA
- a CDS encoding DUF5814 domain-containing protein, which gives rise to MAITDKIYVKNHQQLASQLETSFPKGAFKGATLDILFQGEGLAKLDEATRERVLDFAEDFLDCDCEANPHCGCAERKFISYLLELREQGMGPDAIVDVMSDDYMLYAYPGDVLSFLDNSVRTLEAVETLADVDGRDDVAEDVQRLRNRLV
- the dpsA gene encoding DNA starvation/stationary phase protection protein DpsA, with amino-acid sequence MASTPHLRNPGAEHRRQEWDTVRANEVRLEPAVAERLVTALNAELSGLYLLFNQVRKHYWTIDGAEWHDVATFLESAADRLTEITDDIAIRVHALGGVPVCGPMGIRQHAPMHIETPHRFDVRSSLERDLDGYATLAVQIRDHVELAEQFQDKTTSELLCVHLKTLEGDAHTLQRFLADDTLVRND
- the dpsA gene encoding DNA starvation/stationary phase protection protein DpsA yields the protein MTENQLGLVREPETGVRRQEWETLDGNDLRIDSDVAEEIVHALCTDHAGSFNLFYLLRKHYWTAEGAEFHDVTEFLEDAYKRVRDINDDLAVRIVELGGIPPNTPPTIQKHAEVHLEAEDLYDLRASLSGDLDGYATLVASMREHVALAEEMGDSGTAERLRNHLMALEVDAHRVEQFLEDDTLVQREATD
- a CDS encoding CopG family transcriptional regulator; this translates as MGNKNKTISFRVSEDKFETLREIAEERDISLSAVFRDYVDTLVSHDGQVKVAPEHEFEDDATETSTESFPPKVEVPKSFVREHERLELEAEHLREQLEEHKRYVTKLRQRLDEMDQDEVIHLEDLDQGEEEDASYRIGSFDDI
- a CDS encoding VOC family protein; amino-acid sequence: MATDIDATAHHFGIIVSDLDRAVEFYRDVLGLDVLTRFSVGGAAFGTAVDIEGASAELVHLDAGGARLELATYEPEGEAMPDPELNRPGATHPGLEVDDLDAVADRLPDDVETLSGPQTTESGTTIMFVVDPEGNLIELLEP
- a CDS encoding RPA family protein, with the translated sequence MASTPTREVARRVFAREFNDASYTFKESDDDRAPVYVLLPTGQRANRVFLVGTLTETEDVGEDSEYWQGRVVDPNGDTFFMYAGQYQPDAASMLRELEPPAYVAVVGKPRTYETDDGEVNVSIRPESISEVDEATRDRWVVETAERTLDRVRRYAEADMDDPAVDEYIAMADEEYDQLSVENYRQSVVGALESLQDEQAEASAD
- a CDS encoding replication factor A (Replication protein A protects and stabilize the intermediate ssDNA that is generated by the unwinding action of a DNA helicase at the replication fork. In addition, SSBs prevent the formation of secondary structures by single-stranded template DNA.) codes for the protein MTESDLRTHATEIHEQFSDQLDIAVDDVVDRLETLVNDYQVPISEARRSVVNTYLDEAGMDRDQLGGGGGGNEQVNVADVDAPEEWVDVRATVVELWEPRADAVAQVGLLGDETGTIKFTKWSKSDLPSLEEGKSYALRNVVTDEYQGRFSVKLNRTTTIEELDEAIEVGDDSVEAEGALVDIQSGSGLIKRCPEDDCTRVLQNGRCSEHGEVEGEFDLRIKGVLDDGEEVTEVIFDETATEELTGISLAEAKEMAMDALDTTVVADEMRQKILGRYYRVRGPTFGRYLLADEQERLTGAVDADEILIKARSI
- a CDS encoding DUF7091 family protein gives rise to the protein MADDDQLARFIRETLRSAEQQLSDAKEAYKNGKRSAEAGLPRDEEGRARVVCRRHAEYRAVSMDAQRRPVCYDAESPDCQGCVEDIRDGTIETW